In Podospora pseudopauciseta strain CBS 411.78 chromosome 2 map unlocalized CBS411.78m_2, whole genome shotgun sequence, the genomic stretch ACTCCAAGCTCCCCAAGGATGGATCACCTTCTCTTCCAAGCCAGACACAACCACACTCGGAGTTTTTCCAAAAGAAAGCAAACACAGACCTCCGGAGCCTAGATGAGACGGCCATCCTGGCTTTTGGCGTCCTCCTTGAAGAAGCCAGCCGTGAAGTGCTAGGGAAGCGGGGCGACTTGGTGTTTACCGAGGCAGAGGGATATCAGCCTCCCCAAGCCCCTTCTCAAGCAGCTGGTGCAACGCCAGCAACCACGGCCGCCACCCTggtgccatcatcaacagggGGAACCGAAGAGGGAAAGGCAAATGGCGGTGGGGCCCTGGATACTGATGTCTCACACGGTGAAGGAGGCCCAAAAAAACGAAGGAAAGTGGCGAGCAGACGCAAAAAACGCCCTGACGATGGTCCTGACAGACTGGACTGACGACAGTTCAttggaagaaaagaaacccAGATTCTCGACCCAGAATGTTGCTCGGCTCGAAGGACAGGTTTGGAATCTGTTTCAGTTGGAAACCCAATTCTCCAGTCCGGATTGATGGCAGCCATGAGAAGAAGCAACGGAAAAAAACAACGCAGCTGTTTGAGAACCTGTCGTTCTTATTTCGCCACCTCGTGGGTGCGCCAGACTCGAGAGCTAAGCCGACGGACCGGCGTGGGAAGAGAGAACCCACCAAACTGGTTGCGCTTCCCGTTGGCTACCGAAAGGACGCCATTCGCATTCGGGTACTCGTCTCTGTCTGTTACCAATAAATTGTTCCACTACTGCCGGGCGTTGTTGCTTCTGGAAGGATCACGCCTTCCATTCGACTGACATCTCAGAGGATTGGCTAGCCAGTTTATCGTCTGCAATTCCGTGCAGGggcaaaagaaacaagaggAACGACGCCATCAGCCACGACATGTCTTTGCAGCAGGTAGTTTCTGTCTCTAATGCGGTTTCCTGACAGTCCGGTCTGGGTCTCTCTTTGCCTGGAACCGAGAAGGCCAAAATGCCACTTTGTTTGTCAGAAAATGTCATGATGCATCATATCATGTGTGAGCGAGCTAGTCCACCCACATACACATGGAGCGAAGCTTTTGAGtcgttttttctttcaagCCGTGCATATCACACAGTCAGCCTGCCCGCCCGTCCGAGCCCAGTGGGAacaggaaaagaaaacatgATGGACCCGATTCGGTTCTTGGGCCCGCCATCCTGGTGCTGGAAAGTTCCGACCTCTTGGTAGTCGCCGGCTGGGACCGACAGCCTCCATGACGATTGGTCAGCGGGCTGAACCAGCAGACAACAGTTTGTGGATTATAACCGACGGCCAGGCAAGACATGCAGTCGACAACaggatgatggtgtggtggcGCTccgtccccttccccctccccctcccggtCACCAAGCTATTGGGACGTGCTGATTTGCCCATCAAGGTATCAGACCATGCGGTTGGTGCGCCTGGGGGGAATAAGCGTGGGGTTGGGAGAAGGACGTTGCGCTTTGCTCGCTTTCCCCAATGACTGGGCACGTGGGAGAAGGCCGCTCAAAAAGACCTGCAAAGATGGAGAAAGATGCGGAAGGATCAGCATTGCACAGATTGAGAGCAGCAGAGGGGTTTCTGATATCGGGATTCCAAGTGAGAGTTAATGCTCCGTACGGCACAGGTACAGGACAGGATACCGTGggccccccccccgccaTTACACACCACGACAGGCCATGGGTTAAATAACAGATCGCGGAGTTGTCTCCGACCACGGCTCAGGCTGCTATGATTGGCTTATTTGGCCTTTCGCCAGACGATACAAGAGTGTCTGTCGTCTGGGCTTCTCACTGTCGGTGTCTTGCGGCTGAGGTGATTTACTTTCTCGATGTTGTCTCAACCGGTTatgtggggggaggggaagcagGGTGCATAAAACCACATGCACTGTGTAGCGCGGTCAGGCAAGGCTTTTGCTTCTCTTTGGCCAGAATGGCAGGTGAGAGGGTCGTCAGAGTTGCATTGGGTTGGTTTTATCGATAGGCACCAGATACCAAGCACACAGCCGAAAcaagctggctggctggcagGAAAAGAGTGTTTGCAAACGTCGAGCCTCCAGCGAGAATTGCGGGGGAaccaacaacctggaagtctCATCAGGGTCGGAAATGGCGTTCAAGTTCTGCAATCCACAACCTCACACCACGGCGAGGGCGAACAGGGACAGACCTGGATGGACAGACGGCCTGTCAAAGAAAATGGCCGGTCTGCGGCGAGCCGAGGATTTCTGGTGGAAAATCTGGAAGGCCGCCGAGCCTGTCAGGGAACCCGGCAACTTGTGCGACCCTGTCTTCAGATGCTGCACCGTGCGTCTGTCCAAATCTCGCTCCCACTTGGCTGGGAATCATCGCGATGGTACGAAGTTTgtcaaccccccaatccccgaTAATCCCCAGGGCTATCGCTTACAACAGTGCAACATTATGGGGCGATATCAGTATCAAACTGCTTGGATGTTCATGCTTGGCCTGCTGAGAATGTCCTCCATGTGTGCGACAGCAGccacaacgacaacgacgacggcggcaCATTGTAGCATGTAAGCTAGGTATGTACCACAGGTTGGGGCGTCAAGGTCCGTGTGTCTCAAATGGTCCCGACTTTGTGGACGCGTCGCTCCAGGAAAAAAAGATAGATTCCCAGTCTAGCCCGCAGTGGCATGGTCTCGCAACCTCGGTCGGGTCGTTGGTACTGGAAAGGACTTTGGAAGAGAGTGCGCCGTCGACTGTCGCGGCACGGTGCGGAAGCAAACCCCTGTCAAGGTGACAGCCAGCCATCCAACCAGCTCTCCAGTGGGACAGACAAGG encodes the following:
- a CDS encoding uncharacterized protein (EggNog:ENOG503P53N); protein product: MSSQIDSSDEQFSASEQAHSSSPSPLQFSRASSYRGREYTLYDAVAGQVSLNERVQPHGGSSRRSNRPGSGNLTSRTYRLAPEEVLFRRHNAPTRYAEHDIYWAHEDLLPSQQLPDSALLRSVHCYASKFYDYTALDSSHLHSKLPKDGSPSLPSQTQPHSEFFQKKANTDLRSLDETAILAFGVLLEEASREVLGKRGDLVFTEAEGYQPPQAPSQAAGATPATTAATLVPSSTGGTEEGKANGGGALDTDVSHGEGGPKKRRKVASRRKKRPDDGPDRLD